Proteins from a genomic interval of Providencia stuartii:
- the rmf gene encoding ribosome modulation factor, whose translation MKRQKRDRLERALSRGYQAGIAGRSKELCPYQSVDARSHWLGGWRKAMEDRTTLSA comes from the coding sequence ATGAAAAGACAGAAGCGAGACCGTTTAGAAAGAGCTTTATCAAGAGGTTATCAAGCAGGTATTGCAGGGCGTTCAAAAGAATTATGCCCTTATCAGTCGGTGGACGCGCGTTCGCATTGGTTGGGAGGCTGGCGAAAGGCCATGGAGGACCGGACGACACTCTCTGCATAG
- a CDS encoding AAA family ATPase yields the protein MISQELTWQGLTPDLTPYQATFVSSDTLTPATLSEIQPRLFNSIERFIKENSRTRFMFIKSEQSEHYLQVFSEAISPLLTQFSPIKGDYQLTDNKLAFKWHPEIDGRFSSQTKIAYRDWIEPEQLFGYITASLHLVPGLLHQINGGVLILSASSLIAQPLMWQRLQNMVARRQLEWLPFSDNQPLPIEIDAQPLDIKLIIVGDRLELEEFEYIDSELFENAIYGEYEPIMFFDDKEQLVLWMRYIKSLIDANHLPEIASDGWMTFITQATRFCEDKFNLPLDSQWLIRKLTDASHYQIDNMMGDEAFKQALENRLWRHSFLSERSQDDILQEQVFIRTEGEVIGQINGLSVLQYPGHPEALGEPSRITCVAHLGDGEFVDVERKAELGGNIHAKGMMIMQAYLNYELKLEQPQPFSASIVFEQSYGEVDGDSASLAELCALISALALQPIDQQIAVTGAVDQFGYVQPIGGVNEKIEGFFDICAQRHLTGQQGVIIPMANVRHLCLNQTVVDAVKEGQFHIWPVEHVAQAITLLTKQAYFEQQAEGDNVHLLALIQERINQANSPEKPKLPWFLKWLG from the coding sequence GTGATCAGTCAAGAACTAACATGGCAAGGCCTAACACCTGACCTAACACCTTATCAGGCAACTTTTGTCTCTTCAGATACCCTGACCCCTGCTACTTTGTCAGAAATTCAACCTAGGCTATTTAATAGCATTGAACGTTTTATCAAAGAAAACTCACGCACGCGTTTCATGTTTATCAAGTCTGAGCAAAGTGAGCATTATTTGCAGGTATTTTCTGAAGCGATCAGCCCTTTACTGACCCAATTTTCGCCGATTAAGGGTGATTATCAGCTCACTGACAATAAACTCGCTTTTAAATGGCACCCTGAAATTGACGGACGCTTTTCTAGCCAGACTAAGATTGCATACCGCGACTGGATAGAACCAGAACAATTGTTTGGCTATATCACAGCTTCACTGCATTTAGTTCCTGGATTATTACATCAAATCAACGGTGGTGTCCTAATATTATCGGCATCATCACTGATTGCCCAACCATTGATGTGGCAAAGATTACAGAATATGGTGGCTCGTCGCCAACTTGAATGGTTGCCATTTTCTGATAACCAGCCTCTACCTATAGAAATTGATGCTCAACCGCTTGATATAAAATTGATTATCGTTGGTGATAGGCTGGAGTTAGAAGAATTTGAATATATCGACTCAGAATTATTTGAGAATGCTATCTATGGTGAATATGAACCCATCATGTTCTTTGATGATAAAGAACAATTAGTTCTGTGGATGCGCTATATCAAATCACTTATTGACGCTAATCATTTGCCTGAAATTGCCTCCGATGGCTGGATGACGTTTATTACACAAGCTACGCGGTTTTGTGAAGACAAGTTTAATTTACCTCTCGATAGCCAATGGCTCATCCGCAAATTAACCGATGCGTCTCATTACCAAATCGATAACATGATGGGTGATGAAGCATTCAAACAGGCACTTGAAAATCGCCTATGGCGTCATAGCTTTCTTTCTGAGCGCTCACAAGACGACATCTTACAGGAACAGGTTTTTATCCGAACAGAGGGAGAAGTTATCGGCCAAATTAATGGTTTGTCCGTTTTACAGTACCCCGGTCACCCTGAAGCGTTAGGTGAGCCTTCACGCATTACCTGTGTGGCACATTTAGGTGATGGTGAATTTGTGGATGTTGAAAGAAAAGCAGAGCTTGGTGGTAATATCCATGCTAAAGGCATGATGATCATGCAAGCTTATTTAAATTATGAACTAAAATTAGAGCAGCCACAGCCATTCTCAGCCTCAATTGTCTTTGAGCAGTCCTATGGTGAAGTCGATGGTGATAGCGCTTCTTTGGCTGAACTATGCGCCCTCATTAGTGCATTAGCACTACAGCCTATCGATCAACAAATAGCGGTAACCGGGGCGGTAGATCAATTTGGTTATGTGCAACCTATTGGCGGCGTGAATGAAAAAATTGAAGGCTTCTTCGATATATGTGCTCAACGTCACTTAACAGGCCAGCAAGGTGTCATCATCCCAATGGCAAATGTCCGCCATCTGTGCCTCAATCAAACCGTTGTTGACGCAGTCAAAGAAGGTCAATTTCATATATGGCCAGTAGAACATGTCGCTCAAGCGATCACCTTACTGACCAAACAAGCTTACTTTGAGCAACAAGCTGAAGGTGACAACGTACACTTGTTAGCTTTAATTCAAGAACGGATAAATCAAGCTAACTCGCCAGAAAAACCAAAGCTTCCTTGGTTTCTGAAATGGCTTGGTTGA
- the matP gene encoding macrodomain Ter protein MatP: MKYQQLENLECGWKWDYLVKKSRSGEAITRYIERSAEDEAIALLLKMENRPTDVMKWINLHMNPQLDNRMKQSIRARRKRHFNAEHPHTRKKSIDLDFSVWQRLSNLAVKRNKTLSETIIQLIEDAEHKDKYESQMSLLKEDLQAILGNSNTNKP, encoded by the coding sequence ATGAAATATCAACAGCTTGAAAATCTAGAATGTGGCTGGAAATGGGATTATCTGGTGAAGAAGTCCAGAAGTGGTGAGGCAATCACTCGATATATTGAAAGAAGTGCAGAAGATGAAGCGATTGCCTTGCTGTTAAAAATGGAGAATCGGCCGACAGATGTTATGAAGTGGATTAATTTACATATGAATCCACAATTAGATAATCGTATGAAACAGAGTATTCGCGCTAGGCGTAAACGCCATTTCAATGCAGAGCATCCGCATACGAGAAAAAAGTCTATTGACCTTGATTTTTCTGTTTGGCAGCGATTATCTAATCTTGCCGTTAAGCGCAATAAAACATTATCGGAAACGATCATTCAGTTGATCGAGGATGCAGAGCATAAGGATAAGTATGAAAGCCAAATGAGCTTATTAAAAGAAGATCTTCAAGCGATTTTAGGTAATTCAAATACTAACAAGCCGTAA
- the pqiC gene encoding membrane integrity-associated transporter subunit PqiC: MRYLVSIFVLMLAACSSTPEKMYYQLPVKAPATQTAVVMGQQNQIWLQRVMLADVLTSNGITYQTSDVSYSNASSHLWASPLEQQLGQSMVSELSSALPGRLVSLQPLQNSPDTLDITLTAFNGRYDGMVLVQGFWTLSNGREVIRRNFDIQLEQKEDGYPDLVRTLSQGWQQVADGIAKEISKP; this comes from the coding sequence ATGAGATATCTGGTATCGATATTTGTTTTAATGCTGGCGGCTTGTAGCAGCACCCCTGAAAAAATGTACTACCAATTGCCGGTAAAAGCGCCGGCAACACAAACAGCGGTAGTGATGGGGCAACAAAATCAAATTTGGCTGCAACGAGTTATGTTGGCTGATGTTTTGACATCAAACGGCATTACTTACCAGACATCGGATGTCAGCTACAGTAATGCAAGCTCACACTTATGGGCTAGTCCACTTGAACAGCAGTTAGGACAATCCATGGTCAGTGAACTATCGTCTGCGTTACCGGGACGCTTAGTGTCTCTACAGCCGCTACAGAATTCACCTGATACGCTAGATATCACGCTGACCGCGTTTAATGGGCGTTATGATGGGATGGTTTTAGTACAAGGTTTTTGGACATTATCGAATGGTCGTGAAGTGATCCGCCGTAACTTTGATATACAGCTTGAACAAAAAGAAGATGGTTATCCTGATTTGGTGCGCACCTTATCGCAAGGATGGCAGCAAGTGGCAGATGGGATAGCGAAAGAGATCAGCAAACCCTAA
- a CDS encoding GhoT/OrtT family toxin, which translates to MSTFECILLVYGIGGVCSALITLRLTKDPNIVMRLLSALLIGVTWPMSLPVVLLFALF; encoded by the coding sequence ATGTCCACATTTGAATGCATACTCCTCGTTTATGGAATAGGTGGCGTATGCTCTGCTCTAATAACACTACGCCTAACAAAAGACCCTAACATAGTTATGAGATTACTCAGTGCACTACTTATAGGCGTTACATGGCCAATGTCTTTACCTGTTGTACTGTTATTTGCTTTATTCTAG
- the ompA gene encoding porin OmpA codes for MKKTAIAVAVAVAAFATVAQAAPKDNTWYTGAKLGWSHYEDTSFTPVDRNATVGNSTDRDTFGAGAYAGYQYNQYMGFELGYDWFGKMKYKGAGNNGDLKSMGVSLTTKLSYPVMDDLDVYTRLGGMVWRTDVKAHQEGQPNYKENDTGVSPVYALGVEYAITPNWATRLDYQWVSNIGDNDNLGVRPDNGMLSVGLAYRFNQEAAPVVEPAPVVEPAPVVENKRFTLRSDVLFNFNKATLKPEGQQALNELYNELSSIDPTQGRVLVVGFTDRIGSQNYNLPLSQKRAQSVVDYLVAKGVPASAIAAEGRGKEDPVTGNKCDNVKGRAALIECLAPDRRVEIEIQGTTEVVTQPGA; via the coding sequence CAGCTTTCGCAACTGTTGCGCAGGCAGCTCCAAAAGACAACACTTGGTATACCGGTGCTAAACTGGGTTGGTCTCACTATGAAGACACAAGCTTTACTCCAGTTGATCGTAATGCAACTGTAGGTAACAGTACTGACCGTGATACTTTCGGTGCTGGTGCATACGCAGGTTACCAATACAACCAGTACATGGGCTTCGAGCTTGGTTATGACTGGTTTGGTAAAATGAAATACAAAGGTGCTGGTAACAACGGCGACCTGAAATCAATGGGTGTTTCTCTGACGACCAAACTAAGCTATCCAGTAATGGATGACTTAGACGTTTACACTCGTTTAGGTGGTATGGTATGGCGTACTGATGTTAAAGCACATCAAGAAGGTCAACCAAATTACAAAGAAAACGACACTGGCGTTTCTCCTGTATACGCACTGGGTGTTGAATATGCAATCACTCCAAACTGGGCGACTCGTTTAGACTACCAGTGGGTGAGCAACATCGGTGATAACGATAACTTGGGCGTACGTCCAGACAACGGCATGCTGAGCGTTGGTCTAGCATATCGTTTCAACCAAGAAGCAGCGCCAGTTGTTGAGCCAGCGCCAGTTGTTGAGCCAGCTCCAGTTGTTGAGAACAAACGTTTCACTCTGCGTTCAGACGTTCTGTTCAACTTCAACAAAGCAACTCTGAAGCCAGAAGGTCAGCAAGCACTGAACGAACTGTATAACGAACTGAGCAGCATCGACCCAACTCAAGGTCGCGTACTGGTAGTTGGTTTCACAGACCGTATCGGTTCACAAAACTACAACCTGCCACTGTCACAAAAACGTGCTCAGTCAGTTGTTGACTACCTGGTAGCTAAAGGCGTTCCAGCTAGCGCAATCGCTGCTGAAGGTCGTGGTAAAGAAGATCCAGTAACTGGTAACAAATGTGACAACGTTAAAGGCCGTGCTGCTCTGATCGAGTGTCTGGCACCAGACCGTCGCGTTGAAATCGAAATCCAAGGTACAACTGAAGTTGTAACTCAACCAGGCGCTTAA
- the fabA gene encoding bifunctional 3-hydroxydecanoyl-ACP dehydratase/trans-2-decenoyl-ACP isomerase — MVDKRSSYTKSDLEASGRGELFGENGPPLPSGNMLMMDRIITMTEDGGSFNKGYVEAELDINPDLWFFGCHFVNDPVMPGCLGLDAMWQLVGFYLGWLGGEGKGRALGVGEVKFTGQVLPTAKKVTYRINFKRVINRKLIMGLADGEVLVDGKVIYVANDLKVGLFKDTSAF, encoded by the coding sequence ATGGTTGATAAACGCAGTTCCTACACAAAAAGTGATTTAGAAGCTTCTGGAAGAGGCGAATTATTTGGCGAAAATGGGCCTCCATTACCTTCTGGCAATATGTTGATGATGGATCGCATCATCACCATGACTGAAGATGGCGGTTCTTTCAATAAAGGCTATGTCGAAGCTGAACTGGATATCAATCCAGACTTGTGGTTCTTTGGCTGCCATTTTGTGAATGATCCTGTTATGCCTGGCTGTTTAGGTCTGGATGCGATGTGGCAGTTGGTCGGCTTCTACCTTGGTTGGCTGGGTGGCGAAGGCAAAGGTCGCGCATTGGGCGTTGGTGAAGTTAAATTCACCGGACAGGTTCTACCAACAGCGAAAAAAGTGACTTACCGTATCAATTTTAAACGTGTTATTAATCGTAAATTGATTATGGGACTTGCTGATGGCGAAGTATTAGTTGATGGTAAAGTCATTTACGTTGCTAATGACCTGAAAGTTGGTCTATTTAAAGACACAAGTGCTTTCTAA